The genomic region ACTTATTTGTCCGGTGCGAGCTGATTTCGGCATAGTGGCTTTGGTTGTCCCAGATAAAGTTGAGCCGATGGTCGGGGTCAATTTTCACGTCTTGGCAAAACCAACGTGTTAAGCCAGAAGCCGAGGCCAAGTAAGGGTACAAAATCTTCGGCGAGGCATTGATGGGGTACTCCACCGTAAACCGGTGTTTGGAACGGGTAGCGGAAAGCGGCATATGCGTAATGAAAACAAATCGGCCTCTGCGGACTACTATTGTCGGCAGAAAAGCCAATATACACATAATTTTTTACCCTATATGTTGTGCTAATTCAAAATTCATTTCTACATTTGCACCACCAAACAGGGCGGGGTAGCTCAGTTGGTTAGAGCACAGGATTCATAACCCTGAGGTCACGAGTTCAACTCTCGTCCCCGCTACAATAAAAAAGGCCTTCCTGAATTAGGAAGGCCTTTTTTATTGGCATATTTCACTGAAGCAAATGCCATTATAACGCAAAGAGCGCTTGACTACTGTAGTCAAGCGCTCTTTGCGTTATAATCGTCAACGGACGACTACTTTACTTTATCCACTATGCCTTTGAAGGCAGCAGGGTGATTCAGTGCTAGGTCAGCCAGTACTTTACGGTTCAACTCAATGCCGGCTTTCTTTAGGCCACCCATGAGTTGCGAGTAAGACAAGCCGTGCTCACGAGCACCTGCATTGATACGCTGAATCCACAGGGCACGGAACTCACGCTTTTTGGTTTTCCGGTCGCGGTACGCGTAGAGAAGACCTTTCTCAACGGCGTTTTTCGCAACAGTCCATACATTTTTACGACGGCCATAGTAACCTTTGGCCAAACGCATTACTTTTTTCCGACGAAGGCGCGAAGCCACGTGGTTGACACTTCTGGGCATAACCTACTTTTTTTTGGCGGCCGGCGGCGGACTATTTGCCGCAGCTTGCGTTCCTACCGGACGCCTGGTTTTGGATTATTTAATAATTAACAATTAGTAATTAAGAATTGACTTTTACGGGTCTCAAGCTGCCGTTATCAACTCTTAACTATTCATTATTAATTAGATATTCAGCATATCCTTCACGCGCGGCATATCGGCCGAGCTAACTAGCGTTACGTGGGTGAGGCCGCGCTTCTGCTTAGTGGTCTTTTTGGTGAGGATGTGCGATTTGAAGGCGTGCTTCCGCTTCACCTTGCCCGTTCCGGTGAGCGTAAAACGCTTCTTAGCACCGGATTTCGTCTTTACTTTCGGCATTGTGTATGTATTGAAAAAAGGGAAATGCAGGGTATGCGTGCCTTAGCCTATCAAAGATACTACTCCTTATCGGAGGTAGTTTCTTTGATAGGTTTCGGAGCACTTTCCTTGGCTGGTTTGGCACCGGCTGAAGCCTCTTTCACAACGGGCTTCGGTTTGGGAGCTACTTTGGGTGCCAAGTATAGAAACATTCGCTTGCCTTCGAGCTTAGGCAGCTGTTCTACCTTGGCCAGATCTTCGAGTGCTTGCGCAAATTTGAGTAGCAGGATTTCGCCACGCTCCTTGAACACGATAGAACGACCAACGAAGTGCACGTAGGCTTTGATCTTAGCGCCCTCTTTCAGGAACTCCTGCGCGTGCTTCAGCTTGAAAGCGAAGTCATGATCATCCGTGTTGGGTCCGAAACGAATTTCCTTTTGCACGACTTTCGTCTGCTTGGCTTTCATTTCGCGGGTGCGCTTCTTCTGCTCGTATTTAAACTTCGAGTAGTCGATAACCCGGCAAACGGGCGGTACGGCAGTGGGCGAAATCTCCACTAAGTCAAGATTCTGCTCCTGTGCCATACGGCGAGCTTGCTCAACGGGATAGATGCCCTGTTCGACGTTGTCGCCGACCAGACGCACCTCACGGGCCGTGATTTTATTGTTAATCTTGAACGGCTCCTCCACCTGAGCGCGGGGGATGTAACGGCGATTTGGGGTAGCTATGGGTAGGTCCTCCTTCTAAAAGTGGTGGTCTATTGGATAGTGAAAGGCCCCGGCGAAAAGTCGCTAGGGCCTATTCAGGGGGCAAATATCCGTCTTTTTTTTGAAATCTGAAAATTTTACTATATAAAATACCGGGATTTAGACTTCATCTTCTCCCTTATTTTATAAGTGCAGCTACTTCAGCTTGAAATTTCGCGATAAACTCTTCGACTGGCAGCGACCCTACATCGCCTTCGCCGTGTCGACGCACGGAAACCTGACCGTTTTCCTGTTCTTTTTCGCCTACAATCAGCATATAGGGCACCTTGGAAATTTCCGCATCGCGGATTTTACGTCCGATTTTCTCGTCCCGGTTATCAATGGAACCGCGCAGCTCTTCTCCCTGCAGCCGGTCGTATACCTGTTGGGCGTACTCCTGGTATTTCTCCGAAATAGGTAGAACAGCAAACTGCTCGGGGGCCAGCCACAGCGGGAAATTACCAGCGCAGTGCTCGATGAGCACGGCCACGAAGCGCTCCAACGAACCAAACGGTGCCCGGTGCAACATCACGGGGCGCTGGCGGGAGTTGTCAGGGGCCACGTACTCCAGATCGAAGCGCTCGGGCAAGTTGTAGTCGACCTGAATAGTTCCCAATTGCCATTTGCGGCCCAGCGCGTCGCGCACCATAAAGTCGAGCTTGGGGCCATAGAAAGCCGCTTCTCCGTATTCTGTTACGGTGGGTAGCCCTTTCTCGGTGGCTGCCTCCTGAATAGCGCTTTCCGCTAGTGCCCAGTTCTCGTCGGAGCCGATGTACTTGGTTTTGTTCTCAGGGTCGCGCAGGGAGATCTGAGCGGTATAATCCTCGAAGCCTAACGCACGGAATACGTAGAGGACTAAATCAATCACCTTCTTGAACTCATCCTTCACTTGATCGGGACGACAGAAGATGTGGGCGTCATCTTGCGTAAAGCCACGCACGCGTGTGAGGCCGTGTAGCTCGCCCGACTGCTCGTAGCGATACACCGTGCCAAACTCGGCCAGACGCAAAGGCAAGTCACGGTAAGAACGCGGCTTGGTCTTGTAAATCTCGCAGTGATGCGGGCAGTTCATGGGTTTGAGGAAGAATTCCTCACCCGGATTAGGCGTTTTGATCGGTTGGAAGGAATCAGCGCCGTATTTCTCGTAGTGTCCCGACGTAACATACAATTCCTTAGAGCCAATGTGCGGCGTCACCACGGGTAGGTAGCCCGACTTGATTTGGGCTTTGCGCAGGAACTGCTCCAGCCGCTCGCGTAAGGCCGTGCCCTTAGGCAGCCACAGGGGTAGGCCAGCCCCTACCTTCTCTGAAAAGGCAAACAGCTCTAACTCTTTGCCCAACTTGCGGTGGTCGCGGCGCTTGGCCTCTTCCAGCTTTTCCAGGTACTCAGTTAGCTCTTTGGCTTTGGGAAAGGTGATGCCGTAAATGCGGGTGAGCTGCTTATTTTTTTCGTCGCCGCGCCAGTAAGCACCAGCTACGTTCAGCAGCTTCACAGCTTTGATAGGCGACGTATCGGGCAGGTGAGGGCCACGGCAAAGGTCCACGAAATTGCCTTGCTGGTAGAATGTAATGCTACCATCTTCCAACCGGTCAATAAGGTCCAGCTTGTACGGATCGTCCTTCTCAGTGAAATAGGCTACCGCTTCGGCTTTGGGCACAGGGCGGCACTCGAAGCGGCTTTTCTGCTTGGCCAGCTCCAGCATTTTCTTCTCAATAGCCGGAAAGTCGTCGGTTGAAATGGTACGCCCTTCGCCCAGGTCAATATCGTAGTAGAAGCCGTTTTCGATGGCTGGCCCAATGCCCAGCTTCACGCCGGGATATAGTGCTTCCAATGCCTCGGCCAGCAGGTGAGCCGAGGAGTGCCAGAACGCCATTTTGCCGCC from Hymenobacter aerilatus harbors:
- the rplT gene encoding 50S ribosomal protein L20, with product MPRSVNHVASRLRRKKVMRLAKGYYGRRKNVWTVAKNAVEKGLLYAYRDRKTKKREFRALWIQRINAGAREHGLSYSQLMGGLKKAGIELNRKVLADLALNHPAAFKGIVDKVK
- the thrS gene encoding threonine--tRNA ligase, whose product is MIDITLPDGSVRQFEAGATGYDVAASISEGLARNALAVRVDGEVRDLHRPIDQSSNLEILTWNDAGGKMAFWHSSAHLLAEALEALYPGVKLGIGPAIENGFYYDIDLGEGRTISTDDFPAIEKKMLELAKQKSRFECRPVPKAEAVAYFTEKDDPYKLDLIDRLEDGSITFYQQGNFVDLCRGPHLPDTSPIKAVKLLNVAGAYWRGDEKNKQLTRIYGITFPKAKELTEYLEKLEEAKRRDHRKLGKELELFAFSEKVGAGLPLWLPKGTALRERLEQFLRKAQIKSGYLPVVTPHIGSKELYVTSGHYEKYGADSFQPIKTPNPGEEFFLKPMNCPHHCEIYKTKPRSYRDLPLRLAEFGTVYRYEQSGELHGLTRVRGFTQDDAHIFCRPDQVKDEFKKVIDLVLYVFRALGFEDYTAQISLRDPENKTKYIGSDENWALAESAIQEAATEKGLPTVTEYGEAAFYGPKLDFMVRDALGRKWQLGTIQVDYNLPERFDLEYVAPDNSRQRPVMLHRAPFGSLERFVAVLIEHCAGNFPLWLAPEQFAVLPISEKYQEYAQQVYDRLQGEELRGSIDNRDEKIGRKIRDAEISKVPYMLIVGEKEQENGQVSVRRHGEGDVGSLPVEEFIAKFQAEVAALIK
- the rpmI gene encoding 50S ribosomal protein L35, which encodes MPKVKTKSGAKKRFTLTGTGKVKRKHAFKSHILTKKTTKQKRGLTHVTLVSSADMPRVKDMLNI
- a CDS encoding START-like domain-containing protein; this translates as MPLSATRSKHRFTVEYPINASPKILYPYLASASGLTRWFCQDVKIDPDHRLNFIWDNQSHYAEISSHRTNKSVRFVFLSDQKRAVPDASYLDFCIESSELTQEVFLRIVDYSEETDEIELQEMWDNLIQTLREQVGG